A single region of the Streptomyces caelestis genome encodes:
- a CDS encoding homoserine dehydrogenase yields the protein MMRTRPLKVALLGCGVVGSEVARIMTTHADDLTARIGAPVELAGVAVRRPDRVREGIDQALVTTDATALVKRGDIDVVVEVIGGIEPARTLITTAFEHGASVVSANKALLAQDGAALHAVAEEHGKDLYYEAAVAGAIPLIRPLRESLAGDKINRVMGIVNGTTNFILDKMDSTGAGYQEALDEATALGYAEADPTADVEGFDAAAKAAILAGIAFHTRVRLDDVYREGMTEVTAADFASAKEMGCTIKLLAICERAEDGASATARVHPAMIPLSHPLASVRGAYNAVFVESDAAGQLMFYGPGAGGSPTASAVLGDLVAVCRNRLNGATGPGESAYAALPVSPMGDVVTRYHISLDVADKPGVLAQVATVFAEHGVSIDTVRQQGKDGEASLVVVTHRASDAALTGTVDALRKLDTVRGVASIMRVEGE from the coding sequence ATGATGCGTACGCGCCCGCTGAAGGTGGCGCTGCTGGGCTGTGGAGTGGTCGGCTCCGAGGTGGCGCGCATCATGACGACGCACGCCGACGACCTCACGGCCCGGATCGGGGCGCCCGTGGAGCTGGCGGGCGTGGCCGTGCGGCGGCCCGACAGGGTCAGGGAAGGCATCGACCAGGCCCTCGTCACCACCGACGCCACCGCCCTCGTCAAACGCGGTGACATCGACGTCGTCGTCGAGGTGATCGGCGGGATCGAGCCCGCGCGGACCCTCATCACCACCGCCTTCGAGCACGGCGCCTCCGTCGTCTCCGCCAACAAGGCGCTGCTCGCCCAGGACGGGGCGGCCCTGCACGCCGTCGCCGAGGAGCACGGCAAGGACCTCTACTACGAGGCCGCCGTCGCCGGTGCCATCCCGCTGATCCGGCCGCTGCGCGAGTCCCTCGCCGGCGACAAGATCAACCGGGTGATGGGCATCGTCAACGGCACGACCAACTTCATCCTCGACAAGATGGACTCGACCGGGGCCGGCTACCAGGAGGCCCTCGACGAGGCCACCGCCCTGGGATACGCCGAAGCCGACCCGACCGCCGACGTCGAGGGCTTCGACGCCGCCGCCAAGGCCGCCATCCTCGCCGGTATCGCCTTCCACACGCGCGTGCGCCTCGACGACGTCTACCGCGAGGGCATGACCGAGGTCACCGCGGCCGACTTCGCCTCCGCCAAGGAGATGGGCTGCACCATCAAGCTGCTCGCCATCTGTGAGCGGGCCGAGGACGGGGCGTCCGCCACCGCGCGCGTGCATCCCGCGATGATCCCGCTGAGCCACCCGCTGGCCTCCGTGCGCGGCGCCTACAACGCCGTGTTCGTCGAGTCCGACGCCGCCGGGCAGCTCATGTTCTACGGCCCCGGAGCGGGCGGTTCCCCGACGGCCTCGGCCGTGCTCGGCGACCTCGTCGCCGTCTGCCGCAACCGGCTCAACGGAGCGACCGGACCGGGCGAGTCCGCCTACGCGGCTCTGCCGGTGTCGCCGATGGGCGACGTGGTCACGCGCTACCACATCAGCCTCGACGTGGCCGACAAACCGGGCGTTCTCGCCCAGGTCGCGACTGTTTTCGCCGAGCACGGTGTCTCGATCGATACGGTTCGCCAGCAGGGGAAGGACGGCGAGGCGTCCCTCGTCGTCGTCACGCACCGCGCGTCCGACGCCGCCCTCACCGGGACCGTCGACGCGTTGCGCAAGCTCGACACCGTGCGTGGTGTCGCCAGCATCATGCGGGTTGAAGGAGAGTAA
- the rho gene encoding transcription termination factor Rho, giving the protein MSDTTDLMGARVEETAAAPATDASAPATGAGSRRRRGTGLEGMVLAELQQVASGLGIRGTARMRKSQLIEVIKEAQASGGAAPAAKAEAPAETKPKRRATSRSRTGDNAEKAEKKADAKQAPEAPAEKAEKAVAQQQIEIPGQPAGDPSRASAAERGGDDAPSERRRRRATADAGSPAAAETIAAEAKNEPKGESQAQQQSQNDAKSDAGEGGEGRRRDRRDRGRDRDRDGGRDRDRRGNKGDDQQGGQRGQQNQQQGGGRQDRDRQQDDDDFEGGRRGRRGRYRDRRGRRGRDEIAPEPQIAEDDVLIPVAGILDILDNYAFIRTSGYLPGPNDVYVSLAQVRKNGLRKGDHITGAVRQPKEGERREKFNALVRLDSVNGMAPEHGRGRPEFNKLTPLYPQDRLRLETDPGVLTTRIIDLVSPIGKGQRGLIVAPPKTGKTMIMQAIANAITHNNPECHLMVVLVDERPEEVTDMQRSVKGEVISSTFDRPAEDHTTVAELAIERAKRLVELGHDVVVLLDSITRLGRAYNLAAPASGRILSGGVDSTALYPPKRFFGAARNIEDGGSLTILATALVDTGSRMDEVIFEEFKGTGNAELKLDRKLADKRIFPAVDVDASGTRKEEILLAPDELGIVWKLRRVLHALDQQQAVELLLDKMKQTKSNAEFLMQIQKTTPTPGNGD; this is encoded by the coding sequence GTGAGCGACACCACCGATCTGATGGGCGCACGTGTCGAGGAGACCGCTGCCGCGCCCGCCACGGACGCCTCCGCGCCTGCCACCGGTGCCGGCTCCCGGCGGCGCCGCGGTACCGGCCTCGAGGGCATGGTGCTGGCCGAGCTGCAACAGGTCGCATCCGGCCTCGGCATCAGGGGCACCGCGCGTATGCGCAAGAGCCAGCTGATCGAGGTCATCAAGGAGGCGCAGGCGTCCGGCGGCGCCGCCCCGGCCGCGAAGGCCGAGGCCCCCGCCGAGACCAAGCCGAAGCGCCGCGCCACCTCCCGGAGCCGTACGGGGGACAACGCCGAGAAGGCGGAGAAGAAGGCGGACGCGAAGCAGGCCCCCGAGGCCCCCGCCGAGAAGGCCGAGAAGGCCGTGGCCCAGCAGCAGATCGAGATCCCCGGCCAGCCGGCTGGGGACCCCTCCCGCGCGAGCGCAGCCGAGCGTGGGGGAGACGACGCCCCCTCCGAGCGCCGCCGTCGCCGGGCCACCGCCGACGCCGGTTCCCCGGCCGCCGCCGAGACGATCGCCGCCGAGGCGAAGAACGAGCCCAAGGGCGAGTCGCAGGCGCAGCAGCAGTCCCAGAACGACGCCAAGTCCGACGCGGGTGAGGGCGGCGAGGGCCGTCGTCGCGACCGCCGTGACCGCGGCCGGGACCGGGACCGCGACGGCGGTCGCGACCGCGACCGCCGTGGCAACAAGGGCGACGACCAGCAGGGCGGCCAGCGCGGCCAGCAGAACCAGCAGCAGGGCGGCGGCCGTCAGGACCGTGACCGTCAGCAGGACGACGACGACTTCGAGGGCGGCCGGCGTGGCCGTCGCGGGCGTTACCGCGACCGCCGTGGCCGCCGTGGCCGCGACGAGATCGCCCCCGAGCCGCAGATCGCCGAGGACGACGTCCTGATCCCCGTCGCGGGCATCCTGGACATCCTCGACAACTACGCCTTCATCCGCACCTCCGGCTACCTGCCCGGCCCGAACGACGTGTACGTCTCCCTCGCCCAGGTCCGCAAGAACGGCCTGCGCAAGGGCGACCACATCACCGGTGCCGTCCGCCAGCCGAAGGAAGGGGAGCGGCGCGAGAAGTTCAACGCGCTGGTGCGCCTGGACTCCGTCAACGGCATGGCGCCCGAACACGGCCGTGGCCGCCCGGAGTTCAACAAGCTCACGCCGCTGTACCCGCAGGACCGGCTCCGTCTGGAGACCGACCCGGGCGTGCTGACCACCCGCATCATCGACCTCGTGTCGCCGATCGGTAAGGGCCAGCGCGGTCTGATCGTGGCCCCGCCGAAGACCGGCAAGACCATGATCATGCAGGCGATCGCCAACGCGATCACGCACAACAACCCCGAGTGCCACCTGATGGTCGTCCTGGTCGACGAGCGTCCGGAAGAGGTCACCGACATGCAGCGGTCGGTCAAGGGCGAGGTCATCTCCTCGACCTTCGACCGCCCGGCCGAGGACCACACCACGGTCGCCGAGCTCGCCATCGAGCGCGCCAAGCGCCTGGTGGAGCTGGGCCACGACGTGGTCGTCCTGCTCGACTCGATCACGCGTCTGGGCCGTGCGTACAACCTCGCCGCCCCGGCCTCCGGCCGCATCCTGTCCGGTGGTGTCGACTCGACCGCCCTGTACCCGCCGAAGCGCTTCTTCGGTGCGGCCCGCAACATCGAGGACGGCGGCTCGCTGACCATCCTCGCCACCGCCCTGGTGGACACGGGCTCCCGCATGGACGAGGTCATCTTCGAGGAGTTCAAGGGCACGGGCAACGCCGAGCTCAAGCTCGACCGGAAGCTCGCCGACAAGCGCATCTTCCCGGCGGTGGACGTGGACGCGTCCGGCACCCGTAAGGAAGAGATCCTGCTCGCTCCCGACGAGCTCGGCATCGTCTGGAAGCTGCGCCGGGTGCTGCACGCCCTCGACCAGCAGCAGGCGGTCGAGCTGCTTCTCGACAAGATGAAGCAGACGAAGTCGAACGCCGAGTTCCTGATGCAGATCCAGAAGACCACTCCGACGCCGGGCAACGGCGACTGA
- the thrB gene encoding homoserine kinase, producing MAGPAFRAAAVRVRVPATSANLGPGFDALGLALGLYDDVVVRVADSGLHIDIAGEGSETLPRDEQHLLVRSLRTAFDLLGGQPRGLEIVCANRIPHGRGLGSSSAAICAGIVAARAVTIGAEAKLDDAALLELATEIEGHPDNVAACLLGGFTLSWMEGGAARAIRMEPADSIVPVVFVPGKPVLTETARGLLPRSVPHVDAAANAGRAALLVEAMTRRPELLLPATEDRLHQEYRAPAMPESAALVERLRGEGVPAVISGAGPTVMALADAGTADKVQALAGADWAANRLSLDPRGASVLPLATSSDI from the coding sequence ATGGCCGGTCCAGCGTTCCGCGCCGCCGCCGTCCGGGTGCGCGTCCCCGCCACCAGCGCCAACCTCGGCCCGGGCTTCGACGCCCTCGGCCTCGCGCTGGGGTTGTACGACGACGTGGTCGTCCGGGTGGCCGACTCCGGGCTGCACATCGACATCGCGGGTGAGGGCAGCGAGACGCTCCCGCGCGACGAGCAGCACCTTCTCGTACGTTCCCTGCGCACCGCCTTCGATCTGCTGGGCGGGCAGCCGCGCGGCCTGGAGATCGTCTGCGCCAACCGCATTCCGCACGGCCGGGGCCTGGGCTCCTCCTCGGCCGCCATCTGCGCCGGCATCGTGGCCGCCCGTGCCGTGACCATAGGCGCCGAGGCCAAGCTCGACGACGCCGCGCTGCTGGAGCTCGCCACCGAGATCGAGGGGCACCCCGACAACGTCGCCGCGTGTCTGCTGGGCGGCTTCACACTGTCCTGGATGGAGGGCGGCGCGGCCCGGGCGATCAGGATGGAGCCCGCCGATTCCATCGTTCCGGTGGTTTTCGTGCCCGGAAAGCCGGTACTCACCGAAACCGCCCGCGGCCTGCTCCCGCGCTCCGTGCCGCACGTCGACGCCGCCGCCAACGCGGGCCGGGCCGCCCTGCTCGTCGAGGCCATGACGCGGCGCCCCGAGCTGCTGCTGCCGGCCACCGAGGACCGCCTGCACCAGGAGTACCGCGCCCCGGCCATGCCCGAGAGCGCGGCGCTGGTGGAGCGGTTGCGGGGCGAGGGCGTCCCCGCGGTCATCTCCGGCGCCGGCCCCACGGTCATGGCGCTGGCCGACGCGGGCACCGCCGACAAGGTCCAGGCCTTGGCGGGCGCCGACTGGGCCGCGAACCGGCTGAGTCTCGATCCGCGGGGCGCGAGCGTGCTGCCGCTCGCGACCTCCAGCGACATTTAG
- the thrC gene encoding threonine synthase, giving the protein MTHQWRGIIEEYRDRLPVSDTTPVVTLREGGTPLVPAQVLSERTGCEVHLKVEGANPTGSFKDRGMTMAITRAKEKGAKAVICASTGNTSASAAAYAVRAGMVCAVLVPQGKIALGKMGQALVHGAKILQVDGNFDDCLTLARGLSDNYPVALVNSVNPVRIEGQKTASFEIVDMLGDAPDIHVLPVGNAGNITAYWKGYKEYAADGVATRTPRMWGFQASGSAPIVHGEIVKDPSTIATAIRIGNPASWQYALAARDESGGFIDEVTDREILRAYRLLASQEGVFVEPASAASVAGLLKAAEQGKVDPGQRIVCTVTGNGLKDPDWAVAGAPQPVTVPVDSAAAAERLGLV; this is encoded by the coding sequence ATGACCCACCAGTGGCGCGGAATCATCGAGGAGTACCGGGACCGGCTGCCGGTATCCGACACCACGCCGGTCGTGACGCTCCGTGAGGGCGGCACGCCGCTCGTGCCCGCGCAGGTGCTCTCCGAGCGCACGGGCTGCGAGGTCCACCTCAAGGTGGAGGGCGCGAATCCGACCGGTTCCTTCAAGGACCGCGGTATGACCATGGCCATCACCAGGGCCAAGGAGAAGGGCGCGAAGGCCGTCATCTGCGCCTCCACCGGCAACACGTCGGCCTCCGCCGCCGCGTACGCCGTGCGGGCCGGGATGGTCTGTGCCGTGCTCGTGCCGCAGGGCAAGATCGCGCTCGGCAAGATGGGCCAGGCCCTCGTGCACGGCGCGAAGATCCTCCAGGTCGACGGCAACTTCGACGACTGCCTCACGCTCGCGCGCGGCCTGAGCGACAACTACCCCGTGGCGCTGGTCAATTCGGTCAACCCGGTGCGTATCGAGGGCCAGAAGACGGCCTCGTTCGAGATCGTGGACATGCTGGGCGACGCACCCGACATCCACGTCCTGCCGGTGGGCAACGCGGGGAACATCACGGCCTATTGGAAGGGCTACAAGGAGTACGCCGCCGACGGGGTGGCCACCCGGACCCCCCGGATGTGGGGCTTCCAGGCCTCCGGCAGCGCCCCGATCGTGCACGGCGAGATCGTCAAGGACCCGTCGACCATCGCCACCGCCATCCGCATCGGCAACCCGGCCTCGTGGCAGTACGCGCTCGCCGCGCGGGACGAGTCGGGCGGCTTCATCGACGAGGTGACGGACCGTGAGATCCTGCGCGCCTACCGGCTGTTGGCCTCGCAGGAGGGCGTCTTCGTCGAGCCCGCGTCCGCCGCGTCCGTCGCCGGCCTGCTGAAGGCCGCCGAGCAGGGCAAGGTCGACCCGGGGCAGCGGATCGTGTGCACCGTCACGGGCAACGGGCTGAAGGACCCCGACTGGGCCGTCGCCGGTGCCCCGCAGCCGGTCACCGTCCCCGTCGACTCGGCGGCCGCGGCGGAGCGCCTCGGGCTGGTCTGA
- the lysA gene encoding diaminopimelate decarboxylase, giving the protein MSRSAHPAGPRHADVLPEGHYSAPPADLNALDPKVWAQTVTRDEHGVATVGGISVTRLAEEFGTPAYILDEADFRARARAWRTAFGTGADVYYAGKAFLSRAVVRWLHEEGLNVDVCSGGELATALSAGMPADRIAFHGNNKSVDEITRAVEAGVGHIVLDSFQEIVRVAHIAQSLGKRQKVLLRITVGVEAHTHEFIATAHEDQKFGIPLAGGKAAEAVRRALQLDGLELVGLHSHIGSQIFDMSGFEVAAHRVVMLLKDVRDEHGVELPEIDLGGGLGIAYTSDDDPREPYEIAKALSEIVSRECEAAKLRTPRISVEPGRAIVGPTAFTLYEVGTVKPLDGLRTYVSVDGGMSDNIRTALYDAEYSVALVSRTSDAEPMLARVVGKHCESGDIVVKDAFLPADLAPGDLIAVPATGAYCRSMASNYNHVLRPPVVSVHDGEARVIVRRETEEDLLRLDVG; this is encoded by the coding sequence ATGAGCCGTTCCGCACACCCTGCCGGGCCCCGTCACGCCGACGTCCTCCCCGAGGGGCACTACTCGGCCCCGCCCGCCGACCTCAACGCTCTGGACCCGAAGGTCTGGGCGCAGACCGTGACGCGTGACGAGCACGGGGTCGCCACTGTCGGAGGGATCTCCGTCACGCGGCTCGCCGAGGAGTTCGGCACCCCGGCCTACATCCTCGACGAGGCCGACTTCCGGGCCCGCGCGCGTGCGTGGCGCACCGCTTTCGGGACCGGCGCCGACGTCTACTACGCCGGCAAGGCGTTCCTCTCCCGTGCCGTCGTGCGCTGGCTGCACGAGGAAGGGCTGAACGTCGACGTCTGCTCCGGCGGCGAGCTGGCCACCGCCCTGTCCGCCGGCATGCCCGCCGACCGCATCGCCTTCCACGGCAACAACAAGTCCGTCGACGAGATCACCAGGGCCGTCGAGGCCGGTGTGGGGCACATCGTGCTCGACTCCTTCCAGGAGATCGTCCGGGTCGCCCACATCGCGCAGAGCCTCGGGAAGCGGCAGAAGGTCCTGCTCCGGATCACCGTCGGCGTCGAGGCCCACACCCACGAGTTCATCGCCACGGCCCACGAGGACCAGAAGTTCGGGATCCCGCTGGCCGGCGGGAAGGCCGCCGAGGCCGTACGCCGTGCCCTCCAGCTCGACGGGCTCGAGCTCGTCGGCCTCCACAGCCACATCGGTTCGCAGATCTTCGACATGTCCGGGTTCGAGGTCGCCGCGCACCGGGTCGTCATGCTGCTCAAGGACGTCCGCGACGAGCACGGCGTGGAGCTGCCCGAGATCGACCTCGGCGGCGGGCTCGGGATCGCGTACACGAGTGACGACGATCCGCGCGAGCCGTACGAGATCGCCAAGGCGCTCAGCGAGATCGTCAGCCGTGAGTGCGAGGCCGCCAAGCTGCGCACGCCGCGCATCTCCGTCGAGCCGGGGCGCGCCATCGTCGGCCCGACCGCCTTCACGCTCTACGAGGTCGGCACCGTCAAGCCCCTCGACGGGCTGCGGACGTACGTCTCCGTCGACGGCGGCATGTCGGACAACATCCGCACGGCGCTGTACGACGCCGAGTACAGCGTCGCGCTGGTCTCCCGCACCTCCGACGCCGAGCCGATGCTCGCCCGGGTCGTCGGCAAGCACTGCGAGAGCGGGGACATCGTGGTCAAGGACGCGTTCCTGCCCGCCGACCTGGCACCGGGCGACCTCATCGCCGTGCCGGCCACGGGCGCCTACTGCCGGTCCATGGCCAGCAACTACAACCACGTGCTGCGGCCGCCCGTCGTCAGCGTGCACGACGGCGAGGCCCGGGTGATCGTCCGCCGTGAGACGGAGGAGGACCTGCTGCGTCTCGACGTCGGCTGA